The following coding sequences are from one Epinephelus moara isolate mb chromosome 7, YSFRI_EMoa_1.0, whole genome shotgun sequence window:
- the sestd1 gene encoding SEC14 domain and spectrin repeat-containing protein 1, producing the protein MSNVTVEATNMLPILKKKLAFLSGGKDRRSGLILTIPLSSDQTSMEELSATLDYLLSIPSEKCKARGFTVIVDGRKSQWNIVKTVVLMLQNVIPAEVSLVCVVKPDEFWDKKVTHFCFWKEKDRLGFEVILVSANKLTRYIEPCQLTDDFGGSLDYDHNDWLNKRLVFEKFTKESTSLLDELSIINDSDKSSSVDKEKSADCALLPSFDPETVLQTGHELLSELQQRRFNGSEGGGGGQGGPAWCPMEEELLAQPQVMKLLDSLREQYTRYQELCRQRNKRTQLDEIHAKVMQVVTWLQGPGSELLKTQQAIGDSMRAAQALQQKHEEIESQHSEWFAVYVELNQQIAALLSAGEEEEVVELKALQQQLSDVCYQQAAQLEGRQNVLQAAQGFHSTTQELSQQLDGLLGMLCADVAPADGASIQQNLKLLEEKLQTVEAGLGSLRQKGTVLMEQMCTQPSWPLEETESPAGEQQDNVQHIQAVMEEMQLRKQRCEDMVDVRRLKMLQMVQLFKCEEDALQAVEWLGELLDALLKTHVRLGDDTQETRTMLDKHRKFVDVAQSTYDYGRQLLQATVVLCQSLRCTTRSSGDTLPRLNRVWKQFSVSAEERQQRLELALNFHTAAERVLQLECVDPESLDEVDASGKTLLDRLALPVIFPDGTEQFFGSPSDTAAAAEGVRERLLLVEERRLQLQEAGLPNDDDYEEEEVRNGQEARLDVIGEELSEKEDQDEEEEEEEVVVVVVEQQDEDLERATQDC; encoded by the exons ATGTCCAACGTTACAGTGGAAGCGACCAACATGCTCCCCATCCTCAAGAAGAAACTGGCCTTTCTTtcag gGGGCAAAGATCGGCGCAGTGGTCTGATCCTGACCATCCCTCTCAGCTCAGATCAGACCAGCATGGAGGAGCTCAGCGCCACGCTGGACTACCTGCTCAGCATCCCCAG TGAGAAGTGTAAAGCTCGGGGTTTCACCGTCATCGTGGACGGACGAAAGTCTCAGTGGAACATTGTGAAGACTGTGGTGCTCATGTTACAG AATGTGATTCCAGCCGAGGTTTCGCTGGTTTGCGTGGTGAAGCCAGATGAATTCTGGGATAAGAAAGTCACACACTTCTGTTTCTGGAAGGAGAAAGACCGCCTGGGCTTCGAG GTGATCCTGGTTTCGGCCAATAAGTTGACTCGTTACATTGAACCCTGTCAGCTGACGGACGATTTTGGAGGAAGTCTGGACTACGACCACAACGACTGGCTCAACAAGAGACTg gTTTTTGAGAAGTTCACCAAGGAGTCGACGTCGCTGCTGGACGAGCTGTCGATTATCAACGACAGTGACAAGAGCAGCTCGGTGGACAAGGAGAA ATCAGCTGACTGTGCCCTTCTGCCGTCCTTTGACCCTGAGACTGTCCTTCAGACAG gtcacgagctgctgtctgagctgcagcagcGGCGATTTAACGGCtcggagggaggaggaggaggacagggag GTCCAGCCTGGTGTCCCatggaggaggagctgctggcTCAGCCTCAGGTGATGAAGCTGCTGGACTCGCTCAGGGAGCAGTACACCCGATACCAGGAGCTCTGCCGGCAGCGAAACAAGCGCACTCAACTGGACGAGATCCACGCCAAGGTCATGCAG GTGGTCACCTGGCTGCAGGGTCCAGGTTCAGAGCTGTTGAAGACCCAGCAGGCGATCGGAGACTCGATGCGAGCGGCTCAggctctgcagcagaaacaCGAGGAGATCGAGAGCCAGCACAGT GAGTGGTTTGCGGTGTATGTGGAGTTGAACCAGCAGATCGCTGCCTTGCTCAGTGccggggaggaggaggaggtggtggagctgaaggcgctgcagcagcagctgagcgACGTCTGCTACCAGCAGGCCGCTCAGCTAGAGGGCCGACAGAACGTCCTGCAGGCGGCGCAGGGCTTCCACAGCACCACGCAGGAG TTGTCCCAGCAGTTGGACGGCCTACTGGGCATGCTCTGTGCGGACGTGGCTCCAGCTGACGGAGCTTCGATTCAACAGAACCTCAAACTGTTGGAGGAGAAGCTGCAGACTGTCG AGGCAGGTCTTGGTTCTCTGCGCCAGAAGGGGACGGTGTTAATGGAGCAGATGTGCACCCAGCCGTCGTGGCCTCTGGAGGAGACGGAGAGTCCAGCTGGAGAACAGCAGGACAACGTTCAGCACATTCAGGCGGTGATGGAGGAGATGCAGCTCCGCAAGCAGAG gtgtgAGGACATGGTGGACGTGAGGAGGCTGAAGATGCTACAGATGGTGCAGCTGTTCAAATGTGAAGAAGACGCTTTACAG gcagTAGAGTGGCTTGGCGAGCTGTTGGACGCTCTGTTAAAGACTCACGTCCGGCTGGGTGACGACACTCAGGAGACCAGGACCATGTTGGACAAACACAGGAAGTTTGTGGATGTCGCTCAG AGCACGTATGATTACGGCCGTCAGCTGCTGCAGGCGACTGTCGTCCTCTGTCAGTCTCTGCGCTGTACGACACGCTCGTCCGGAGACACTCTGCCGAGACTCAACCGAGTCTGGAAGCAGTTCAGCGTCAGTGCTGAGGAGAGACAACAGAGACTGGAGCTGGCTCTGAACTTCCATACTGCTGCTGAGAGG gtGTTACAGCTTGAATGTGTGGACCCAGAGTCTCTGGATGAAGTTGACGCCTCTGGGAAAACTCTGCTGGACAGACTGGCCCTGCCTGTGATCTTCCCTGATGG GACCGAGCAGTTCTTCGGGAGTCCCAGCGACACAGCAGCGGCAGCGGAGGGCGTCAGAGAGCGCCTCCTGCTGGTGGAGGAGCGACggctgcagctgcaggaggcGGGGCTTCCTAATGATGACGattatgaggaggaggaggtgcgaAACGGGCAGGAGGCACGGCTGGACGTTATCGGAGAGGAACTGAGTGAGAAAGAGGACcaagatgaggaggaagaggaggaggaggtggtggtggtggtggtggagcagCAGGATGAAGACTTAGAGAGGGCGACGCAGGACTGCTAA